Within Cellulophaga sp. L1A9, the genomic segment AACACAAAAGGAACAACGCCGATTTCACAAAAGAAGCCTTGTTTGAAATAGAAACAAAAGGCTTAGATGTACGTTTCTTTTCTAAAGAAATCGATATTTCTGAATTGCCTAGTGCTTATAAAAATGCACAAACCGTTCGTTCTCAAATGGAAGAATATGGTTTAGGAGAGGTCATTGATGAAGTAATACCTTATGGTTGCATTATGGCAGGAGATTTTCAAGTTAATGCGCCTTGGAGGAAAAAGCGAAGGGAAAGAGATAATAAAAAAGAATAATTTAGGTATCAAAAAACTACATGCTATTTCTGGAGCCAAGTGTTTAAATGTGGTCATGAGCATATTCAAATCAAAATATCAGATATAAAATTTATAAAATCTGATTCTGACTATAGAAAAAACATACCTAAGCAAAGAAACTCAATGGTATTGATTAGATACATTAGACCCTACTCAATTTTTCCGGATCCATAGATCTTGTTTAATTCACGTAAAATATTTGAAAAAAGTGTCTAACAATACCATTTATATGACCGATATTAACTTGCCTTTAGCTAGGGCATATAAAAAGGATTTTATGATGAAATATTTAAGCTGACTTTCATTATTACCTCAATCAAACCAGATTGAGGTAAAAATGAAGTTGACATATCAACAAAAAAGCTTCAAAAGTCAAAAACTCTTGAAGCTTTGTAAAATATGGTGGAGAATACCGGAGTCGAACCGGTGACCTCTTGCCTGCCAGGCAAGCGCTCTAGCCAGCTGAGCTAATCCCCCGAAATAGACCCTCCAAAGAACGTCTATTTTATTTGTGAATCAAAGTGAAAAATTAATCTTTCTTAACGCTTAGAACTAAAACAGGAACTGAAGAGTTAAATTCTTTTTTGGAAATGGTATTCTTTTCCCATAAAGTTTTAAAGAACCCTCTTTTGCGTCTAAATACACATAATAAATCTGGATGTTGTGCTTGAAAATGTTCTAAAACTCCTAAATAAGTTGTCGCATTTTCTGTTAACGTAAGTTGTGAACTTATGTCCATCAAAGCCGTATTTATTTTTAAATCGGCATCCGTATACCCCGGTGTTTTTACCAATAAAAGATTAACGACAGAACCAAATTTCTTTTTAATTTGTATTAATGGCACCAAAATTCTATTACGCTTTAAAACACCTGATTTAAATGCTGTAAGTATAGTTACATAGGGTTTAAAAACACTTCCTTTAGGGACTACTAAACATGGAATATTGGTTTGCTTTACAATTTTACCGGACGTATTCCCTAAATATAAGCCTTCTTTGATATCATTACTTTTTGGAGAAATAATCATTAAATCAATCCCTAATTCCTTATCAATATCTTTTACGCCACTGACAATGTCTCCATTGTACGTTGCAATCTTAATAACAATATTCTTAGCATCTACCTTTGCAATAATTTCTTTTAAACGTTCGATACTGTTTTCTGTAATTTTCCCAGAAATATTACTCAACGTACCCGCATTTCCAGAGATACTGAACACCTCCATGACATAAATTTCAGATGAAAATTGTACAGCAAAATCTACTGCATATTGTAAAGTTTCATGAGATTCTGGTGAGGTACCAATCGGAACTAAGATATTTTTCATGTGTTGAAATTATTTGGTTTAGTAGTCTGTATTTTTTTATTTTAAAAAAAGTAAATGCTGTACGTTGATTTCAA encodes:
- a CDS encoding universal stress protein translates to MKNILVPIGTSPESHETLQYAVDFAVQFSSEIYVMEVFSISGNAGTLSNISGKITENSIERLKEIIAKVDAKNIVIKIATYNGDIVSGVKDIDKELGIDLMIISPKSNDIKEGLYLGNTSGKIVKQTNIPCLVVPKGSVFKPYVTILTAFKSGVLKRNRILVPLIQIKKKFGSVVNLLLVKTPGYTDADLKINTALMDISSQLTLTENATTYLGVLEHFQAQHPDLLCVFRRKRGFFKTLWEKNTISKKEFNSSVPVLVLSVKKD